GACGGTGATCGTGACCAACTTGAAGTCCAGGTCTTTCAGATCTTTTTGCAATTGATAAAACTGACCCGACACACGGGGGCAGGGACCAGCGCAACGGGTAAACACAAAGCAGGCCACCCACGGTTTTCCCAGCAGATCTTTTTTCGTGACTGTCTTACCACTACGTTCGGTGAGCGAGAAATCCTCGATGCCCTCTTCCGGCCAGATCGGAGCATCGGATTTGACTTCGATAGTGCCCTCTTCCGGCGCTTCCTTTTTCGCTTGCGCGGAGGCTGCTTCCTCAGTTTTGATTTGTTCTAAGGCGAGATCGTGTTCCTTTTTCAGATTCCAGGTGGCGAACGCGCTGATGGCGACCAGTACCCAGAGAATGATGATCAAAAAAAGGGGAATGCGTCGGATTCGTTTAGTCTCGTTCATTCTGAAAGATCTTTATTTGTGATTAAGTATTCGATTTCGCGACATTAACGGGCGTTTCGGGTGGCCCGTTGTTGCGTCATCCAGATGGCGATAGCTACATAAATTATACACACGAGAGCAGTGACAGTCAGGCAGACAATCATGGAAGGATTACCGGGGGCACTTGGCAGCCCCGGTCCCGATGTCAGAATCCGGCGCAGGCCGGTGACGCCGTAAGTTAAGGGGTTGGCCCGAATGATCCAGGAAAGCCAGCCCGATTCACCAGCGGGGAAAAAGGAACCGGAGAGTAACCACATGGGCATTAAAAAGACGGACATGATGGCGTGAAACCCTTGTGTGGATTCCATCGGCCAGGCAATCAGATAGCCGAGGGCCGTCAGGCTGAAGCCGAGCAGGAACAGAAACAGGATCAGCGGCACCAGACCGGCGAGTGTGATTCCCGTTTCAAAATCGGGCGCTAATCCGACAATCTTTAACAGGGGACCGAGAAAGATAAACAGGACAGCTTGTAAAACAGCAAGGATCGTTCCGCCGAGCAGTTTTCCGAGCACGATCGAGGTGCGGGGAACGGGCGAGACTAAAACTCCTTGCAGGAAACCTTCCTTGCGATCTTCGATGATGGAGATCGTGGAGAAGATCGCCGTGAACATTAAAATCATGACAGCGACGCCGGGGAAGAAATATTCCTGGTAGGTCATGCCGGCCGTGGCCCATGCGGGGGCTTTGAAGGAACCGCGCAAGCCGGCTCCGAACAGAATCCAGAACAGGATTGGCTGAATCAAGGCGCCAATCACGCGGGTGCGTTGTCGGACAAAGCGAACCACTTCGCGCTGCGCGAGTGTCATGATCGGCAGCAAAAACAATTTAGTAGTTCCAGCAGGCGGGAGCGAAGCGAGGTGGTTCATACTAATTCCTCCGCTTGCCAGAATTGATGGCCGGTTTCATGGATGAAGACATCTTCGAGTGTCGGCTTCCCAAGCGAGACAGATGTGACGAGTTCCGGAAGGGCGTCGATCAGGTCTTTGAGGAATTCGTGTCCGCGGGCATGTTCCAGTCGCAGGCTATGATTAACCATCTGTGGGGTGACGCCGAACTTTGCTGAGATTTGTTGGCTCAGTTGTTCGAGATTGTCCGAGTGAATTGTGAGGCAGTCGCCGCCGACCGAAGCCCGCAATTCATCGGGGGTTCCCAGCGCTACCAGTTCACCCTGATGCAGAATTCCCAATCGGTCACAGTGTTCTGCTTCTTCCATTAAGTGGGTTGTGATGAGAATGGTCACACCCTCTTCGTGCTGCAGCTGTTTCAGATATTTCCATAGATCGTGTCGTGCGCCAGGATCGAGGCCGGTACTCGGTTCATCAAGCAACAGGACTTTTGGCGAATGCAACAGACCTTTGGCGATTTCCACGCGACGTTTCAAACCGCCGGACAACGATTCTGCAAGATCGTGTCTGCGGTCGGTCAGTCCCAGATGTTGCAGCGCCGATTGAATGCGTTCCCGCATTAATGCTCCGGAAATGCCGTAAAGGTGAGCCTGGTGTTTCAGGTTTTCCTGCACCGTTAATTTGCCGTCCAGGCTGGGGGATTGAAAAGTCACGCCGATCAACGTGCGGATCTGTCGTGCGTGTGTCGCGAGATCCAGTTCGGCAATCGAGGCGGAACCGGACTGGATTGGCAGGAGTGTTGAGAGCAGGCGGAACAGGGTTGTTTTTCCGCCGCCGTTCGGTCCCAGTAGGCCGAAGATTTCTGCGGTGCGGACTTCGAAACTGAGTTGATTCAGAGCCAGCCGTTCGCCGTATCGGTGCGAGATTTCGTTGACACAGATTTGGGAAGCCGTTTCCTGAAATTGTGGATTACTGGGCATGACTGTTTTCGGCGTTTTTGGCAGAGCTATCTTCGGAACTCGCCTGTTGTGCCTGTTTCAGATAATCGATCTGTGGTGATTCATTTGTGTAATAATGAATGCCGATATCGGGTGTCATCGCGATGGTCAGCCCCATCGCCAGAATGATGGTCGGGCTGAGCAGGACGTATTTCCATTTGCCTTCGAACTTAAGGTGCATGAAATAAATCATCACGAACAGGGCTTTCGCACAGGCAACCGCCAGCACCAGAAATGCGAGCAGGATAAATCCCTTGATGCCCACGACATCTTTTTCCTTCAGATCGAGGACATCGAAAATGATAGAGAGCACAGTGCAGACGCAGAGGGCATAAAAGATGGTTGAGTATTTGACATACGAGTGAGTTGGTGATTCAGACATCGTGTAATAACTCTCAAAAAGATCAACGGGCAGATTGACGCGTAGGTGTTTTCTGCGAACTCAGATGATTTCAACTCGTTTAAATAATGTAAATCAGTGGGAACAGGAAGATCCAGACCAAGTCTACAAAGTGCCAATACAGGCCAATGTTTTCGACATAATCATTCCATTTCTCACAAAGTCGTTTTCCCTGGACCAGTACAATCAGGAACAGAATCATGCCGATGACAACATGCAGTGCATGAAATCCGGTCAGCAGGAAGTAAACGGAAGCGAACAGGTTTCCGTAGATAATTGGTTGCAAGTGATGCACGGGAGCAAGGAAGGCACCGTACTCCGGATTTTTCTTGAGCGTCTCGAGTTCTTGATTCATCTCGGGCAGCGTGATCGATTCATCGAGGGCCTGTTTATTTAATTCCCGGTATTTATTCTCGAGTGCGAAGAACGCGGTGAGTTCTTTTTTTCGGGCTGCGGATGTATCCGGCGAGTCCAGTTCTGTCCTCAGTTGTTGTTGGAGTTCTTCGATGGGCGTTTCGAGCGCTTCCGTTTTTTCGTCTTTGACGCCGGACAATTCGACTGTTTCTTCGGGATTCGCAGGTTCTGCTTTTTCCGGGAGTTTGGTAGCGTTGGCCAGAGCAATGGTGCGGTTGTCAATGACCTGTTTCATTTCCCGCATTGATTTATCAATGGCCATTTGCGGTGTTTCGGGAATGTGTCCGGGCAGGATGTCGTATTCAAATTTACCCGAATATTCGTATGCTTTAATACCCAGAAAGACACAGGCCAGCAGAAAGACCAGAACGAGGTAGCGGCGTGCTTTGGCAAAGTCTTCCGCTTTCATGCCTTCCAGTGCGACGACAACAAAGTAACTGGAGAGAATCAGCACGAATGTATTCAGTCCGCCTGCCCAGATGCGGATGTGCGTGATTTCGGCATCGGTGGGCCAGCCGGGAGAACCGGCGCGGAGCACAATGTAAGCGCCAATGAAGGCAGAGAAGAACATGATTTCTGTTGCCAGAAACAGCCACATGCCTAATTTGGAATGTGGTATGGGAAGTCCCATGCGATATTGTGGTGAATTACTTTCGTGACTCATTGGTATCTTTCACTTCACAGGTGCGCAACCAGCGGTTGGTCTCTGAAACGGTCTCTTGTGGAAAAATCAGTTAAAAAGTTGCAGTCGATCCCAAGTCAGTGTTAATAGCATAACGGGGAGATAAACCAGCGAGAACCAGATTAGCTCCCGGGCTGTTTTCCGGGATTCATCAATTAAAAATCGGATCGAAAAAATCAGGTAACCGACTCCGAGTACGAATGCGACAGCGGAATACAGTGTGCCCGCCAGGGAGACATACTGAGGAAGCAGGCTGACAGGAATCAGCAGCGTAGCATAGATCACGCACATCCAGCCAATGGTACCGCGAGCTGGCTCAGCAGCGGGTAACATTTTCAGGCCGGCCTGATGGTACTGATGACGATAGAGCCAGGCGATCGCCAGAAAGTGCGGGAACTGCCAGAAGAACATGATCGCGAAGATGGTAAAGGAGGATGTATTCAAATTTCCGCCGGCAGCCGTCCAGCCCAGAATGGGAGGCATGGCACCGGGAATCGCACCGATGGTCGTGCAGAGCGAGGTAAAGCGTTTGAGCGGTGTATATACGAGGACGTACAGGACCAGAGTCATCATTGATAAGAAAGCGGTCAGTAAATTCACCATGATCGCCAGATAGAAGATGCCGAAGAGAGCCGCGGTAATTCCAAAGATGAGTACTTCGGAGAGTGAGATTCTGCCGGAGGGCAGCGGCCGATTCGCGGTCCGCGTCATCAGGGCATCGCTTTTGATTTCCAGCAACTGGTTCAGCGAATTGCATCCCACGGCAACACAACCAATGCCGAGCATCGCGTGAATCAATGGCAGTAATGACCAGGAGTGAGCGCTGGCCAGAGTGTAGCCCAGTGCCACCGAGATCAACGCCATCGTCGAGATTCGCGGTTTGATCAATTCAATGTAATCAGAAAGCCGGGCCAGACTGACAGGTTTGGCGGCAGCTTTCGATTCTTCAACGGCGATATAGGATTGTTGTGTGGTCGACATATTAAGCGTTACCTTCGGCATTCGGTAAGGAATCAGTAGCGGAGAGAGTTTGTCCCGACTGTATGTTATTTGTTTTATTGAGTTGATGAAGACGGAAGACCCGGATGGAGTACAAGGTCGTTGTCATCAGGAACAAGATCCCGGTAATCAAGTGCGCGGTGCGGAACAGCGATTGTTGCCAGGAACCGATTTCTGCAACGATTCCAGCAGCGGGCAATCCAAATGTGGTCATCCAGGCACCAATCCCGAGCAGGATCTGGAAGATACCAATATGCAGCATGCCCATGGCGGGTCGTTTCAGCCATTTGACACCCGACTTGCGAGCGCTGCGAAATTCAATGATCACGAAGATCAAAACCACAAATGCAAAGCTCATGTGCGGATGCAGGCCGATTTTAAAGTGTCTGAGGAATCCCCCCAGGAAATATTGAAAGAGGACAACCAGTGGCACCGTGATTGCCAGACGGCGTCCATAGCCTGCAGGTAGCGCGGGGGGATCATTGCCGATCGCAATCCAGCGTTTGCCAGTGACCATCGTCAGAAAGGCCATCAGCGTAAAGACACAGGCACCGAAGAGTCCATGTGCCATCGCGAGGGCCTTGCTGTTTTCCGTGACGCGTGTGCCTCCCAGGATGCCTTGAATGATGACACAGACCAGAACCGCGATACAGATATTCCGGATCCATTTTTGCTGTTCGACTTTAAAGGCAACAATGACCAGTACAATAGATAAGAAGCCGACCAGCGTCCCCAGCAGTCGGTGTACGTGCTCAAAAAATTTATCAGTGGGTAAACCGAATATGGGGTAAGTAAACATATTTTGCCCGTCAGAACTCGGCCAGCCGTCTACTGCCATACCGTAACCTTCGGTGGTGACATGGCCACCCATAATCATCAGCGGCAGCGTAGCGACAGCGGTCGCCAGTGCGATTCTAAAGAGCCACGGATGATATTGTTGCTGGTTCATAAAACTACTTGATACTTTAAAAGCTGGTTAACTGGATTGTTCCTGATCGTTGTCTGTATCGTTATTTTCGTCTGCTTCAGCTGGTTTGGGGGGCTGACATTCCTTTTCGGTCTGCATCAGGAAGTCGTGATCCCCATTATGGACGGCATATTCGTTCGGGCCGTGGAAGACGATCGGAAGCACATCAAAGTTGCCATGCGGTGGCGGCGAAGGCGCGGTCCACTCCAGGGTTGTTGCGTGCCAGGGGTTGCGACCCGCTTTAGGGCCCCAGAACATGCTGTAGAAAATATTGATGAACAGCAGGATTTGAGCGGCTCCCATGACAATCGCAGAGATCGTCATGAACTGATTCATCGGCAGGAGATGCTCCAGGTAGCCGTGCAGATAGGGGTCTGCATAGCGGCGGGGCATGCCCTGCATTCCGAGAAAGTGCATTGGGAAAAACGTTCCGTTGGCACCGATGAAGGTCAGCACGAAATGCGTTTTGCCCAGCTTCTCATTCATCATGCGGCCGAACATTTTCGGGAACCAGAACTGGATGGCGGCAAAGACGCCAAACAGGGTGGCACCAAACAGTACATAATGGAAGTGGGCGACGATGAAATAGGTATCGTGAAAATAGACATCGACCGGGACAGCAGCCATGAAGATTCCGCTGAGTCCGCCGACGATGAACATCGACAAAAAGCCGATGCAATTTAAGGTGACGGTGTTAAATTGAACTTTTCCACCCCAGATGGTGGCGGTCCAGTTGAAGGTTTTGACGGCCGAGGGAAGGGCGATCATCATGGTGGCGACCATAAAGGCCATGCCGACGGCGGGATTCATGCCGCTTGTATACATGTGGTGGCCCCAGACGATGAATCCGAGGCTGGCGATGGCCGACATCGAGATTACCATTGGCTTATATCCGAACAGTGGTTTGCGGCACATGCAGCTGAGCATATCAGAGACCATGCCCATCACAGGGAGCAGCATGATGTAAACAGCCGGGTGTGAATAGAACCAGAACAGGTGCTGCCATAACAGAGCCTGCCCACCGCCGACGGTGGGGGCAGCGTTGTTGATGACCAGTCCGGACGGATAAAAGAAACAGGTTCCCAGTAGACGGTCAGTGACCTGCATGAATCCGCCGGCTGTCAGCACGGGCAGAGCGAAGGCTTGCAGGATGGCTGTGATAAACAGTCCCCAGATCGTCATCGGCATACGGAAGAAGGTCATGCCGGGGGCACGCATATTGATGATGGTCGTCATATAGTTGATCGAACCCATCATCGATGAGAAACCAATGAAGGTGACGCCCAGCAGCCAGTAAGTTTGTGCAGTTCCCGAACCGGGGGCTGCCTGAGGCAGGTCGGCCAGAATCGGATAGGAGGTCCAACCGGCGGCCGGGCCTCCCGCGTACGCGAAGCTCATGCCGAAGCAGGCAATCGCGGGCCACATAAACCAGTAGCTCAGCATGTTGAGCTTGGGAAACGCCATATCGTCGGCACCGATCATCAGTGGGATCAGGAAGTTTCCGAACGTGCCTGCCAGAATTGGAATGATCACCAGGAAGATCATCACGGTAGCATGCATCGTGAAGAGCATGGTGTAGAATTCGGGAGAAATCTGCCCGCCTTCGGCGGCGAACAGCCAGGGGCCGACAATCGGCATTGATTCCCAGGGGAACGCCAGTTGCCAGCGAACGGCGAGTGCCAGTGCACCTCCGACAATCATCATCAGCAGTGTCGTAAACAGAAACTGAATCGCGATGACTTTATGATCGGTGGAAAAGATATATTTCGTGATGAAGTTACCGGGCGCATGATGCGCCTGCGGTTTCAGGATCGGCTGCAGTCCGGTAGGTGATGGATTCAATACACTCATTTCTCAGTCGCCTCACTCTCCGAGCCGTTCTCCGTGGCGGCAATTTTTCCGAGTCCATCGTAGAATTGTTGCTCGGTGAGGGTTTTCAGATATTCCTGATACTCTTCTTCAGGTTGTACGATGACATGGGCTTTCATCTTATAGTGACCCCAGCCACACAGCTCAGCACAGACCAGATCATAGGTGCCGGGTTTGTTGGCTTCGAACCAGACGGGGATCTGTAAGCCGGGCAGGGCATCCTGCTTAATTCGTAATGCGGGCAGAAAAAACGAGTGTTGCACGTCGTCGCTGCGAAGCTGAATCATGACTGGTTTGCCGAAGGGAACGTGCAGTTCATTCACGGAATGCAGGTCGTCAGGCTGGGGTTTTTGCTGAAGTTTTTTGCCGATGGCGGGGTAACGAAAACGCCATTCAAACTGACGCGCGGTGACTTCGGCGATCGGGGCTTTGACGGCGACTTCCGGGTAAAACTTTTTGATACGGAAATCAGCCCAGATATTCATCTGGTAAATGGCCAGAAACAAGAGGATTACTCCGGGGATGATTGACCAGACGAGTTCCAGTTTATGGTTGCCGTGGACACAGTCTGCACGTTCTTCGCGGTTATTTGCACCGCGCCACAGAGCATACACGATCGCTGCCTGGGTGCCGACAAATACGATGGCGGTTACGATCAGGATTAAATAAAACAACCCGTCAATGCGAATGCCCAGGTTACTGGCGGCTTGCGCATTGTCATAGGGGAAAGACCAGCCGATCCAGGGAGCCATCGCGCAAGACACGACGGCCGCGATTGGCCAGAACAGAAAAAATAAACACCATCCTTTACCCACTACAGGTCTCCCGTTCGGTTTTCATGTTGAGGATACAATTGGTTGTCAAAGTCATTTTGAAAATCAGTTATGTAGTTCGTTCGATCAGTCTGTCAGGAATCAGCGGTTTCCATCATAGGGCAGGCTCATGACGTAGTTGACCAGATCCCATAATTCTTCATCCGATAAGGAACCACCAAAGGCGGGCATCGGTGTGCCTTTGATGCCTGCGGCCAGACGGCGGTATGTATCAATTGGTCTGCGGCCGCCCCGATAAATGCCACGGTGCAAATCTCTTGGTGGAAGCTGATTCCCCCAGATATCGTGCAGTCCTCGATTTTTGTATTTCTCGTTGGTTGCCGGGTTAGTCCAGAAATCCTGGGTAGCCGTACCATTGCCGCGCCCTTGCGGTCCGTGACAGGAGGCACATTTGGTTTTTTGACTAAGATAGAGTTTGCGGCCTCGCTCGCGGGATTCCGGCGTATCCGGAACTCGGGGCATTTTGGGAATGACCAAAGCATCTTCTTCGTTCGCTTCTTCCCAGGCTTCTGAGACGCTATCGGTTGCAAATTCCAATGTATCAGGAAAATCGAGTTCCATAAATTCTTTTAACTCTTCGAGGACCTCTTCGCGTGTCTCGCCACCCTCTTCGCTGGTGCGTTCGTCGTACACTTCTTGGGAATAATCAAGAAACAGCTCGTCATCCAGTTTCTTTTCCGTTTCACCACGGATCGAAAGCCAGATCACGTAGTTGACAATTGCGGAGACTTCATCTTCGGTCAGGAGTTTGAAGGAAGGCATGTATGTGCCGGCAATGCCTTCTTTCACTGTGCGTTCCAAGTCTGCTTCCTGAGCTTTGCTGGTGGACTTGGTCGACGTGTATTTGTAAATGCCGAGACGGAAGTCGCGGGGCGGGGGATTCAGATAGCGCGAGGTGGGACCGGTGCCTTCGCCACTCATGCCGTGGCAGTGCATGCAGTGCCGATTATATAGATCCCGGCCAAACTGCAGACGGACGCATTCAACCTTAAAGGTATCCCCAGGTTGAGGATCGATCTCGGCTGATTTTTCAACGGCAATCGTACCGGTCTCAAAGTTGTATTCTTTAATCCGTGAAATGTGGCCTTGCCCTTTGCCGGACGTCCATTCGAGAGGCAGACCCTGTAATTTGTCATAAGAGTCTGCCAGGCCGGTGGCTTGAAAACGGATCAGGGGCTGGTCGGCTCCGGATGCTTCGACGGTTTTTACCGTTCCTTCGACATCACCGAATTTGGTTGGCAGGCCTTCGAACTGCGTGAGTGCAAAAGGATTGCCGAACTGCTTCACCAATGCTTCTTTGACCGGCTTGGCGGCTTCCGGCATGAGCTCGTTGGTCTTTTTAGCGAACACGAACTCGACTTGCGGCTGTTCGCAACCTGGGAGGCTGATCAGCGGAAAGAGAAGCAACAAGATTAGACGACTGAACCCAAATCTCACAGAAGTGAATCCTCACTTTATATTTATGACAGAAAACCGGTTTCTCTCTGATGGAAACAGTTCCACCCCCGTAGACCGGGATACGACAGAGCCACAGGTACTTACCAATCACCTGCTGTCTGCAGGTGATCCCGTAACGCCAACAATGTCCAAAATGTAAAGAAAAAAACTGAGACTGATCTGTTCAAATCCGCAATCATTTTCTGACAGGTTTGCTTGCGCGGGGTGGGAGGCATTACAGCCTGATTACTTAAGTAATTCTGGCAATGCCCAGACGTTCTGACAACCAGCGTTTCCCTTAAGAGAACCTTTTCTCACAAGCAGGAAGGTCAATATGGTAGTGGTCCCAATCGCGGGAATTGCACGTGGAATATGGTATTTTCTTTGTCTCTTTTTTTCAATCGGTACAGCCTGTTGTTTCGTCAGGAACCCGAGTAAACTGGCGAAACAGGGAGTTCCGCCTTGATTTTCAGATTCGATTGTGGTTTGACTTTGACTTCTCGTCAGGCATGCGATCCCTCGAATCGATTCCGTGTTCCGCACGTCTGTGCAAGTGAATGGGCTTGAATGGGCAACTCAGATTTAGACATCATTCGTGAATTTGATCGCCTGATTCGTCGCGATCCAGGTAAACGGGGGCTGATTGACTCAGAAGTTCAGTTTGGACCTCTCTGTCAGGATCATTTACTGGATGCAACCCGATCGCTGGTGCAGAATTCCACACAAGTCGTGATTACGACAGGTTTTTACGTTCCTTCTGCCGAAATTCCCGCTGCCGAAACGGATGGCCCGCCGGGAGCAGTTCTGCTGGCTCTGGTGTTGGAAGCATGTGGCATCAATACATCAGTCGTTACCGATGAGTTGTGTGCTCCCGTCGTGTCCGCTGCTGTAGACGCGTATTCCTATCCCAAGCCGCAATTTAATGTACTGCAAACCGATGAAGAAAATTGGCTCGAGTCGTTTTTTGGTCGACAGAGTATCAGTCATTTAATCTCAGTGGAACGAGTGGGGCCGAGCCACACGCCGGAGACCTGGGCCGGTCAGCAGGAGGCTCCTGGCACAGAGCGGGGCGATTTTCATACGAAGGTTCCGCAGGACCATTTTGACCGCTGTCATAATATGCGGGGCGAAATCATTGATGCGTTCACGGCTCCCCTGCATCAAATGTTTGAGCGATTATCCGAGTTTTTTCCGGAAGCCCAGACGATTGGCGTGGGGGATGGGGGCAATGAAATTGGCATGGGGGCGATTTCCTGGGAAGAACTGGACCGCCGGATCGCCTCTGATCATTCGGGGTTGATTCCCTGCCGGATTGCAACCGACTGGAATATTGTTGCAGGAACCAGCAACTGGGGGGCATCGGCGCTGGCGGCAGCGGTCGCTCTTCAGAAAAAAGAAACGGGGATTCTGTTCGAGTGGCAGAGAGATGAACAGCAAACTGTTCTGGAAGCGATGGTCAGCCAGGCCAACGCCGTTGACGGAGTGACGAAGCAGCGGGAGCCGACCGTTGATGGGCTTCCGTTTCTGACTTATATGCAGCCCTGGGAAGGAATCCTCCAGATTCTGGCCCGCTAAATGCGGTTTCCCGGCGTAAGACATCAGGAGGAAAGTCGATCTGGCGAGGGGAAATCACTTGCAATGTACGGTATGAAACAGGTTAGAATGGGCCTGTGATGATGATATTGGTTTCTCTGCTCGCATTTCCTGACGCGTGATTATAAAGAAAATGGACCGTGATGAACTTCATGAAAACGAATTGCCGGACTCTTGTTCAATGGACTCCTTTTACCAGTTTGCTGTGTTGGGCACTGTTGCTGACATCGGGATCTCTCGTGTATGGCCAGGCTGTGAGCAACGGGAAATTCAAGCAGGAGGATAAGTTCCGGCAGTTAGACGAAGTGCTGCCGACTCCAAACGGATTTCGCAATGCCTCTGGTGCGCCGGGAGAAAAATACTGGCAGCAGCAGGCCGACTATGAAATTGATGTTGAGCTGGATGACAAGCTGCAGAAAATTATCGGCTCGGAGAAAATTACCTATACCAACCGCTCCCCCGATACTTTGAGCTATCTCTGGCTGCAGCTGGACACCAATATTCTCTCATTTGATTCGGACGCGCATCTGACCGGCACCAGTTCGCCGCTGGGTAAAGTCGGATATAAATCGATGAAGCAGTTACTCGCGAAAGAATCCTTTGATGGCAGTATGAAAATCGAAGCGGTCCGCGATGCGAAAGGAGAACCGCTGCCTTACACCGTGATCAAAACGATGATGCGGATTGATCTGCCGCGACCTCTGGCCAGTGGTGAAAGCACGCAGTTTTCGGTGAGCTGGAGCTATCTGATTAATGATTCTCAAAGCAGGCCCGCGCGAACCGGCTATGAATACTTCAAAGAGGACAAAAACTTTCTATACGAGATTGCCCATTGGTTTCCGCGGATGGTGGCGTATACCGATAACACGGGCTGGCAGCATAAACAGTTTCTGGGGCGCGGCGAGTTTACGCTTGAGTTCGGGAATTATCTGGTGCGGATTACAGTGCCCGACGATCACGTCGTCGCAGCGACAGGGCTGTTGCAGAATCCGGAAAAGGTGCTGACTGCAGAACAGCAGAAGCGGCTGAAGCAGGCCGAAACCGCCCAAAAACCGATGTTTGTGATCACGCCGGAAGAAGCCAAAAAGAACGAATCGTCAAAACCAACAGGCAAAAAGACCTGGGAGTTCAAAGCCGAGAATGTGCGCGACTTTGCGTTTGCCAG
This genomic interval from Gimesia alba contains the following:
- a CDS encoding ABC transporter permease, translating into MNHLASLPPAGTTKLFLLPIMTLAQREVVRFVRQRTRVIGALIQPILFWILFGAGLRGSFKAPAWATAGMTYQEYFFPGVAVMILMFTAIFSTISIIEDRKEGFLQGVLVSPVPRTSIVLGKLLGGTILAVLQAVLFIFLGPLLKIVGLAPDFETGITLAGLVPLILFLFLLGFSLTALGYLIAWPMESTQGFHAIMSVFLMPMWLLSGSFFPAGESGWLSWIIRANPLTYGVTGLRRILTSGPGLPSAPGNPSMIVCLTVTALVCIIYVAIAIWMTQQRATRNAR
- a CDS encoding cytochrome c oxidase subunit I, yielding MSVLNPSPTGLQPILKPQAHHAPGNFITKYIFSTDHKVIAIQFLFTTLLMMIVGGALALAVRWQLAFPWESMPIVGPWLFAAEGGQISPEFYTMLFTMHATVMIFLVIIPILAGTFGNFLIPLMIGADDMAFPKLNMLSYWFMWPAIACFGMSFAYAGGPAAGWTSYPILADLPQAAPGSGTAQTYWLLGVTFIGFSSMMGSINYMTTIINMRAPGMTFFRMPMTIWGLFITAILQAFALPVLTAGGFMQVTDRLLGTCFFYPSGLVINNAAPTVGGGQALLWQHLFWFYSHPAVYIMLLPVMGMVSDMLSCMCRKPLFGYKPMVISMSAIASLGFIVWGHHMYTSGMNPAVGMAFMVATMMIALPSAVKTFNWTATIWGGKVQFNTVTLNCIGFLSMFIVGGLSGIFMAAVPVDVYFHDTYFIVAHFHYVLFGATLFGVFAAIQFWFPKMFGRMMNEKLGKTHFVLTFIGANGTFFPMHFLGMQGMPRRYADPYLHGYLEHLLPMNQFMTISAIVMGAAQILLFINIFYSMFWGPKAGRNPWHATTLEWTAPSPPPHGNFDVLPIVFHGPNEYAVHNGDHDFLMQTEKECQPPKPAEADENNDTDNDQEQSS
- the coxB gene encoding cytochrome c oxidase subunit II, translated to MGKGWCLFFLFWPIAAVVSCAMAPWIGWSFPYDNAQAASNLGIRIDGLFYLILIVTAIVFVGTQAAIVYALWRGANNREERADCVHGNHKLELVWSIIPGVILLFLAIYQMNIWADFRIKKFYPEVAVKAPIAEVTARQFEWRFRYPAIGKKLQQKPQPDDLHSVNELHVPFGKPVMIQLRSDDVQHSFFLPALRIKQDALPGLQIPVWFEANKPGTYDLVCAELCGWGHYKMKAHVIVQPEEEYQEYLKTLTEQQFYDGLGKIAATENGSESEATEK
- a CDS encoding ABC transporter ATP-binding protein, giving the protein MPSNPQFQETASQICVNEISHRYGERLALNQLSFEVRTAEIFGLLGPNGGGKTTLFRLLSTLLPIQSGSASIAELDLATHARQIRTLIGVTFQSPSLDGKLTVQENLKHQAHLYGISGALMRERIQSALQHLGLTDRRHDLAESLSGGLKRRVEIAKGLLHSPKVLLLDEPSTGLDPGARHDLWKYLKQLQHEEGVTILITTHLMEEAEHCDRLGILHQGELVALGTPDELRASVGGDCLTIHSDNLEQLSQQISAKFGVTPQMVNHSLRLEHARGHEFLKDLIDALPELVTSVSLGKPTLEDVFIHETGHQFWQAEELV
- a CDS encoding cytochrome c oxidase subunit 3, which gives rise to MSHESNSPQYRMGLPIPHSKLGMWLFLATEIMFFSAFIGAYIVLRAGSPGWPTDAEITHIRIWAGGLNTFVLILSSYFVVVALEGMKAEDFAKARRYLVLVFLLACVFLGIKAYEYSGKFEYDILPGHIPETPQMAIDKSMREMKQVIDNRTIALANATKLPEKAEPANPEETVELSGVKDEKTEALETPIEELQQQLRTELDSPDTSAARKKELTAFFALENKYRELNKQALDESITLPEMNQELETLKKNPEYGAFLAPVHHLQPIIYGNLFASVYFLLTGFHALHVVIGMILFLIVLVQGKRLCEKWNDYVENIGLYWHFVDLVWIFLFPLIYII
- a CDS encoding COX15/CtaA family protein yields the protein MNQQQYHPWLFRIALATAVATLPLMIMGGHVTTEGYGMAVDGWPSSDGQNMFTYPIFGLPTDKFFEHVHRLLGTLVGFLSIVLVIVAFKVEQQKWIRNICIAVLVCVIIQGILGGTRVTENSKALAMAHGLFGACVFTLMAFLTMVTGKRWIAIGNDPPALPAGYGRRLAITVPLVVLFQYFLGGFLRHFKIGLHPHMSFAFVVLIFVIIEFRSARKSGVKWLKRPAMGMLHIGIFQILLGIGAWMTTFGLPAAGIVAEIGSWQQSLFRTAHLITGILFLMTTTLYSIRVFRLHQLNKTNNIQSGQTLSATDSLPNAEGNA
- a CDS encoding cytochrome C oxidase subunit IV family protein; the protein is MSESPTHSYVKYSTIFYALCVCTVLSIIFDVLDLKEKDVVGIKGFILLAFLVLAVACAKALFVMIYFMHLKFEGKWKYVLLSPTIILAMGLTIAMTPDIGIHYYTNESPQIDYLKQAQQASSEDSSAKNAENSHAQ
- the cyoE gene encoding heme o synthase; this translates as MSTTQQSYIAVEESKAAAKPVSLARLSDYIELIKPRISTMALISVALGYTLASAHSWSLLPLIHAMLGIGCVAVGCNSLNQLLEIKSDALMTRTANRPLPSGRISLSEVLIFGITAALFGIFYLAIMVNLLTAFLSMMTLVLYVLVYTPLKRFTSLCTTIGAIPGAMPPILGWTAAGGNLNTSSFTIFAIMFFWQFPHFLAIAWLYRHQYHQAGLKMLPAAEPARGTIGWMCVIYATLLIPVSLLPQYVSLAGTLYSAVAFVLGVGYLIFSIRFLIDESRKTARELIWFSLVYLPVMLLTLTWDRLQLFN